TAAATTATCCTCTATCTTTTTTTTAAACAGGATCTCTCCACAAGAAGGACACTTACTCCACAATCCTGCCGGAATATCTTTCTTTCTGGCTATTCTTACTAAAGTATATTTAGGCTTACCCCAAAATGACATAAATTTAACCTCAAAATCTGTTTTTTAAAAGTATTTATAGGTAATTTTAAATTATACAGCAGCAAGCTATATTTATCAATTTAAAATTTATGGAAGAGTAAACCTGTTAATATTTTAGGGTAAAAGTAGGTCGACTTCTGAGGCATCAGAAGCTTTTTTTCGGCTACATCTATGATATGCTCTATTGGAATAGGCTTAAGAAAGAACGCGGTGTCAAGCCCGCTCTCTTTTAACTCTCTTACAGCCTCTTCTTCATCTTTTTTATATACAATAGCTCCCTTGTAATCAAAGATCTCACCCAGTATAAAATCATGGAGCACAGTAACATCAAACTTAAAAAGCTGGTTATTCTCTTTCTGAAACCTCTCTTTAGTGTTGGGTCTTATTTTTAATAGAGAAAACCCAGATTGAGTAGAGACTCCGAACCCGAGAATCTGCAATTTTTCTAAAGCAGCAAGCATGACTTCTAAATCTATAAAATCTTCAATTTCAAAGTAATCCGACAGTTTGGCTTTAAAATTATCCTCTGAGAGACCTAATTTCACCAGCCTGTGAGTAGGCAGAACGATTAGACCGTCCTGTTCTATTGGAGCAAAATAACTCATAAGATAATCGTAGCTCTCTTCGCTAGAAGATTGAGACTTTAAGTGTCTCATGTTTCTATAATTTAAAGCAACCTCATATCTATGATGACCATCTGCTATCAATATCGATTTTGAGCTCATCAGTAAGACTATCTTATCAAGAGACTCTTTTTCAGATATTCCCCAAAGAGCATGGTCTACACCTTCAAAATCGAAACTAAAGATTGGGGCCCTCTTTTCTATATCTTTAAATATTTTCAACAACTCTCTATCTTTATCTGAAAAAGTAGCAAATATAGGTGAGAGGTTCGCCTCAACCTCCTCCAATAAGCTAAACCTATCTTTTTTAGGACCTTCATAGGTTTTCTCATGGGGAAGAACATCAGATCCTGGAGACTCTAATTTAAGTAAAGAGATAAACCCATAGCGAGAGCAACTATTTCCGCGATAGTTATACTTCTGACGATAGAGATAGATTGAATCATTGCTGTCAAAGACTAAAACATTCTCCTCTATCCATTTATTTAACACTAATCCAGCTTCTCTATAAGGTTGAGATGATTTATTTAATATCAGGCGAATAACATTGTAGGGAGATGATTCATAATAATCATCTCGCCCCTGCGGCATTATTACGTCGTAAGGGGGAGCAACAACGTTAACAGGATCTACTTTGTCACTATTGTATAGGAGACCTTTAAAAGGTTTTATCTTTGCCATTTCTTGAATAAATGCTTATCCTTCAATAATAGATATTAGATATAAATGCCACAAAAAAGACCAAGATTGTTCTACCTGATATAACATAAATAGAATAAAAAATAAACGAAAAAAATAAAATCTCTCTACTTAACTAAAATGTTTTTTACTAACTGAGAGAACCTCTTCTTCTGAGGATAATAGTCGTCAGGGATCTCCTTATTAAGACTCTCTAGAAGTTTTCTCTGTTTTCTATTTAACCCTGTTGGGGTATCTATGAGTACCTTAACAAGCTCATCCCCTCTAACGCCGATTCTAGGATCTGCTACCCCTTTGCCTCTAAGCCTAAAGACTCTCTCGCTCTGAGTTCCGGCTGGAATCTTCATCTTAACTACACCATCAATGGTAGGCACCTGAATCTCTACACCCAAAGCAGCCTCTGAAGGAGTAATAGGAAGCTCTATTCCAATATCCCTCCCCTCTCTCCTGAATATTTCATGAGGCTTAACCGCAATATGCAAATAGAGGTCTCCAGCAGGGCCTCCCTTATCTCCGATCTCCCCCTTACCTGAAAGACGTAAAATACTACCATTATCAACTCCAGAGGGTATCTTTACTTCCAGTTTTTTTGTCTCGTTTATCTTTCCTCTACCGCGACAATCAGGGCAAGGGTCTTTTACAATCCTGCCCTCACCTTTACAAGAAGGACATGCTGTAGTCACTGCAAAAAAACCTCTTTGCTGCGATACTCGCCCAGCTCCGCCACATTGACGGCAATCTTCTAAATTGCCTGAAACAGAACCACTCCCTGAACATTTAGAACATTTTGCATAAGACGGAAAGCTAAGCTCTTTGTCGGCACCTTTAACAGCTTCCTGAAAAGTCAAAGACATCTTAAACTCTAGATCTCTTCCCTTCTTAACACCTCCAGAACGATTACCATGACTAGATGAACCAAAACCTCCAAAAAGATTTTCGAATATAGAGCCGCCAAAACCTAGATCTGAAAATACGCTGGAGAAATCTACATTTCTAAACAGATCCTCCTGTGAATAATGAGAGTTTATCCCAGCATGACCATAGACATCATATTGAGATTTTTTCTCATCATCGGAGAGAACAGCATATGCTTCTGAGATCTCTTTAAATCTCTCCTCAGCCTCTGCTTTTTTATCGGCAGATACCCTGTCAGGATGATGCTCCATAGCAAGCTTCCTATAGGTTTTCTTAATCTCATCCTTTGAAACCCCTTTGGTAAGACCTAATATTTCGTAATAATCTCTTTTCATATTAATAACATATCCATCTAGAGATAAGTAGAGTGGTTAAAGACAGGGATTATATTTATCTCTATTATAATCCCTGTCTAATTATACTATATTATTCTTATTCTTTATACTCCGCATCTATAACATCATCACCGCTACTCTTAGGGCTATCTTCTCCCTCTCCCGGATTAGGTTCTGATGCGCCTTCAGGAGAAGCCTGACTTCCAGCTGCATCCTGAGTTGTCTTTTTATAAATCTCTTCAGCCAATTTATGAGATGATTTTAACAGGCTCTCTTTTATTTCCTTAATCTCAGCTGCATCTTCAGAGTTCATCTTTACCTTAGCTGCATCTAAAGACTCCTGAAGCGTTTTTCTCTCCTCTTCAGATACTTTATCTCCATGCTCTTTAAGCGACTTCTCTGTTGAATAGATCAAGCCGTCGAGCTCATTCTTAGCCTCTATTAACTCTTTCTTTTTCTTATCCTCCTCAACATGGGACTCTGCATTTTTAACCAAATTTTCAACCTCATCCTTTTCAAGTCCAGAAGAGGATTCAATCCTTATCTTACGCTCTTTCCCTGTCCCTTTATCCTTTGCGGCAACATGAAGGATACCATTGGCATCAATATCAAATGAAACTTCAATTTGCGGAACACCGCGCGGAGCTGCCGGAATACCTTCCAAAATAAACTTGCCTAAACTTCTGTTATCAGAAGCCATAGATCTTTCACCCTGAAGCACGTGCACCTCAACGTTTGTCTGGCTATCCGCCGCTGTTGTAAAAGTCTCGCTCTTCTTTGTTGGTATAGTAGTATTTCTTGGAATAAGAGTAGTCATAACCCCGCCTAAAGTCTCAATCCCAAAAGAGAGAGGCGTAACATCTAAGAGTAATAGATCTGTGACATCTCCCAATAAAACTCCTGCCTGAATAGCAGCCCCTAAAGCAACAACCTCATCGGGGTTTATACCCTTATGAGGCTCTTTAGAGAAGATCTCTTTAACCATCTCTTGTACCTTAGGCATCCTTGTCTGACCACCTACAAGTATAACCTCGTCTATATCCTCTGGGCTTAGTTTTGCATCAGAGAGCGCCTGCTTACAAGGACCTACGGTTCTATTTAGAAGGTCTTCACAGATAGCCTCTAACTTTGCTCTAGTTAAATTCATTGTGAGATGCTTAGGCCCGGAACTGTCAGCTGTAACAAAGGGAAGATTAATCTCTGTCTGAAGACTAAAAGATAATTCGCATTTAGCCTTTTCTGCAGCTTCCTTAAGTCTTTGAAGAGCCATTCTATCCTCTCTTAAATCTATCCCTTGCTCTTTTTTAAATTCATCTGCTATCCAGTCAATAATCTTATGGTCAATATTATCTCCGCCTAGATGCGTATCGCCTGAAGTAGACTTGACTTCAAAGACTCCGTCTCCAATCTCTAAAATAGAGATATCAAAAGTACCGCCGCCAAAATCATATATAACAACCTTACCGCCCTGCTTCTTATCTAAACCATATGCTAAGGCCGCGGCTGTAGGCTCATTTATAATTCTTAAAACCTCAAGGCCTGCAATGGAACCAGCGTCTTTTGTAGCCTGGCGCTGAGAATCATTAAAATAAGCAGGGACTGTTATTACCGCCTGAGTAATCTTCTCTCCTAAATACTCTTCTGCATCTTGTTTTAACTTTCTTAAAATCATAGCCGATATCTCAGGCGGAGAGTAAACCTTATCGTTTATCTTCACCCTGGCATCATTATTGGCTTCCTTTACAACTTTATAAGGAACCATCTTCATCTCTTCATTGACTTCATTGTATCTTCTGCCCATAAGCCTCTTGATAGAGAATACTGTGTTCTCGGCATTCGTAACCGCTTGCCTCTTAGCCGGACCTCCAGCAAGAATCTCACCAGTCTTGGTGAATGCAACAACCGAGGGAGTAGTACGCGTTCCCTCTTTATTGGTAATAACCTGCGGTTCTCCTGCATCGTAGACTGCAATTACTGAATTTGTTGTACCTAAATCAATTCCTATAGCTTTAGCCATTTCCTTCACCTCCTGTTTTATCCTGCTCGAATTTACCTTTAGAAACCTTGACCATAGCCGGTCTTATCAAAACATCTTTAAATTTATAACCCGACCTTAATACCTCTATTACTTTATCTTCGGCTACATCTTCATCCTCTTCATGAGATGCAGCTTCCTGCTCAAAAGGATCAAAGTCTTTGTCCTTAAGATCATTTATTTTCACCAAACCGTATTTCTCAAGAGTATTGTTCATCTCTTTATATATCATCTCAATGCCCTGTTCAAACTCATCTTTTACATCTGGCAACAACTGCATAGCATGCTCAAAATGGTCTAAAACAGGTATGATACCTCTAATTAAATCTATCTGAGCATAAGAAAACAAATCCTGCCTCTCTTTTGCCCACTTCTTTCTGGCATTATCCAACTCTGCAACAGCTCTTAACCAACTATCTTTAGTTTCACTTAACTCTTCCTTTACCTTAACCAAAACCACGTCTTCTAGAACCTCTTCTAGTTCAAGCTCCTCAGTCTTAGGCTCTTCAGTTTCAAGCTCTCTATCCTTTTTCTTCTTCATATCTACTTACCCCTTTAAAATACAGCACTATCTAGTGCCTGCGTTAAAACATCAGATACATATTTCACAACTGATATAGATCTAGCATAAGGAATCCTGGTAGGACCAAGTATACCTATTGTTCCCAAAGCTCTATTTTTAACTTTATACTTTGAAGTTAAGATGCAGCAATTTTCTATATCCATAGAGAGACTCTCTCCGCCTATATGAATATTGACATCTGAACCTCCGATATCACTCTCCATAATTTTAGTTAAACCCGACTCTTCTTCAAGCAGCTTTATAACTCTCTCCAGAACATCTACATTTCTAAATTCCGGATATTGGATTATTCTATTGGCCCCAAAGTACATAAATATTTTCTCATCCATATTCTCCAGTGATTTAATTAAGAGATTGAATAGTGAAGAAAATAAGTGATAAAAAGAATCATCTAAGGAGACCAGTTTTCTCTTTATATAATTCTTTACCTCATAAAGAGATTGCCCTTGCAGTTCTCTATTTACAAACTTAAGAAAACTCCTAAGCTCATCTATGGAGGGGATGTTCTCATTTTCTATAAAGAGATGTAGCACGTCTCCGTTGTCAGCTATTATTATAAACAGAACTTTAAACTTGTTAATATAAACTAGATCTATTTTCTCCACATAGACATTGCGAACACGATGGTATAACAAAACAGAGACTTGGTTTGTATACTTTGTCACCACCTGAAGGGCATGTGTAAATAATCTCTCAACCTCATCCCATTGAGTATTAATAATATGCATTAAGATCTTCTTTTTCTCAGAGGGGGTTAGTTGTTCTTCGTCCATTACCATATTTACATAATATCTATACCCTTTATCTGTAGGAACTCTGCCTGAAGAAGTGTGAAGATTTTTGAGATATCCCAACTCTTCCAATTCAACCATAATATTTCTGACAGTAGCAGCAGAAATCTTAAGCCTGTATTTACAGACAAGGGCTTTGGATGCAACAGGCATAGCGGTCTCTATGTAAGTTTTAACTATACCTGTAAATATCCTATCCATTCTCTCTTCTTTATTATTTCTTACCATATTCTTACCTCTTTAGCACTCTTTAACACTGAGTGCTAAATATTACAATACAAGATAGCCCTTGTCAAGGAATAATATTAAGAAGTTTAAAAAAATCTTTGAGCTGACCTAGGCTACCTATAATCGCAAAAGGATTCCTAATAATCAACTCTTCTCTGCTGCTAGAGCCTGTTGTAAGGGCAATTGATCTTACTCCAGCGTTATTTGCAGTTTCAACGTCGATAACCATATCACCTACATACACAACCTCTTCGGGCTTTAAATCAAACTTCTTCATAGCCTCTAAAATCATGTCCGGCTTCGGCTTAAAAGCATCCAGCTCATCCCCGCAAATTATATAATCGAAGAATCTATCAATATCAAGATGCTCTATGATAAGCCTGGTAAATATAGCCGGCCTATTGGTTCCAAGGGCTAAGAAATAATCTCTCTCTTTAAGATAACTTAATATCTCCTTTGCATGAGGCAAAAGTTTTGCATATTTAAGGAGTGTATCTCTATGCATTTGGCGATAAAGCGTTAGAGCTTCTATAGCAATATCGTCTGAAAAATAATCCTCCATAAGACTCTTATCCCCTTTACCTACAGCTCTTTTGACCTCAGCAAGAGATAGAGCCTCTAAATTAAACTTTGCCCTTACTGCATTTAGGGCTTTTTCAATTGCAAGATATGCGTCTAAGAGAGTGCCGTCGAGATCAAACATTACAAGCTTAATATTAGACAATTTTCTGCCACCATTTTTCATTCTTACGATACCAATCTATTGTGTTATCTAAACCTCTGCTCAAACTAAAACTATCTTTCCAGCCAAGACTTAAGAGTTTAGAGCTGTCCATAGCATATCTAAAATCATGATCAGCTCTATCCTTAACATACTTAATGGAGCTGGAGGTCTTGCCCATCTTTTTTAAGATTATTTTTGCCAGCTCAATGTTCCTCCTCCTGACTCCAGCAGAGATATTATACACAGATCCCGCTCTACCTTTTCTCAAGATCAATTCAATTGCAAAGCAAGTATCATCGACATAGATCCAGTCTCTTACATTAAATCCTTCTCCATACATAGGTATCTCACCGCCTCTAAGTAAGCTGGTTATAGCTAGGGGTATAAATTTCTCAGGATATTGGTAAGGCCCATAATTGTTGCAAGACCTCACTATGATAACCGGGAAATTATGGCTCCCATGAAACTCCTCTACCGCCCTATCGGCTAAAGCCTTTGTAACTGCATATGGAGAGCTGGGATTTAAGCATGCATCTTCCCCGCAACTTCCCCGTAAGATGCTGCCATAAACCTCATCGGTTGATATTTGCAGAAACAATTCTACTCTACTTTTAAGAGCCAGGTTTAACAAATTATATGTCCCGTAAAAGTTTGTCTTAAAGAAGGGGGCAGCATCATCTATACTTCTATCGACATGAGTATGAGCTGCAAAGTTAACAATTACTCTAACCCCTTTAATAGCCTTTCTAACATCTCTCGCTTCAGTTATATCCCCTTTTATAAAATCAATATCTGAGATAACTTCTCCTAGATTTTCTCTACGGCCAGCATAGCTTAAATTATCCAGAACAGTTACGCAATATCCTTTTTTAATTAAAAAGCGTACGAAATTTGACCCGATAAAACCAGCGCCGCCGGTTACCAAAACCCTCTGCATCTTCTTATGAATCACTCTTTAATTAGATTTTTCTTTATAAGCTCATCAAATGCTTTATCAAACCTATCGAAAGCAGGTTCATTTTTAGCCCATTCAATCAACTCCCCCAACCCAGTTACAAAATCAATCTCAGGCTCCCAATCAAGATACTCTTTAGCATTCTCTATACTTGCATAACAATGCCTTACATCGCCCTTCCTGTAACCACCAGGTATATGGGGTGTTATATTTTTGCCAAACAATTTAGCAAGCTCAAGCGCAACAGATTCTATACTATAAGGCTTTCCATTGCCAAGGTTACAAATCTTATAATCTGACTCACTCTTTTCAATCGCTCTAATAGCCGCTCTCACTACATCCTTAACCGATATAAAATCTCTGCTCTGCTTGCCATCCTCAAAAACAAAAGGAGATTTATCATTTTTAATTCGGGACATAAATATAGCACAGACACCTGTATAAGGATTGGACAACGATTGCCTGGAACCATAGACATTGAAGAACCTGAGAGATGTAACTGGTATGCCATAGGTCTTACCCACTATAAGAGACATCTCTTCCTGAACTTTCTTACCTAAGGCATAGATAGAATTAGGAACTAAAGAGGTATCTTCTGTTGTAGCTATAGGAGTCAGACTGGATGAACAATTGGGGCAGCGCAGCTGCCAATCTTTATCTTGAAGCTGAGACTCTTCTCTTAAAGATGGTTTTACCTTACCACAGCTATCGCAATTATACAGCCCCTCTCCATAGCTCGACATTGAAGCGCTGACTATAACCTTCTTAACTCTATTTTTACTATTTACTAAAATATCCCAAAGGTTTGCTGCTCCAAGGTCATTAACCTCCATATACTTCCTAACTTGATACTGAGACTGCCCTACACCTACCATAGAAGCAAAATGAAAAAGATAGTCACAATCCATAAGAACACTCTTAAAAGAATCATAGTCTCTGATATCTCCATATATATACTCAGCAGCATCATTTAAATAAGAAGGCTTCTTGCCTTGATGAACCTGTTCTTCTAGATTATCGTAAACTAGGACCTCATACCCTTCTCTAAGAAGAGCATCCACTAAATGAGAACCTATAAAACCGCATCCACCGCTAATAACTGCTTTCATCGACTGCCTCCTTTATAATAAAAAGACATCTTAACCTATGCTTTATTTCGATACAATATTAAAAATGGTTTCCCGGAATAAGGATTCTCTTTTATCACAACTTTTGCATTGTAGACCTCTTCTATTATACTGTAGTCCATAACAGAAGATGGTTCTCCGTCTCTGACTACCCTACCTTTATCCATAAGAATAAGTCGATCGCAAAACTCTGCAGAGATATTTAAATCATGTAATATTGTAATCACAGTAAGACCTTCTCTGTTAAGATCGCTTAGAGCATTCATAATATCAAGCTGATGTCCTATATCAAGATGGGTTGTAGGTTCATCCAAAAGCAATAATTCCGGATCCTGGGCAATACTCTGAGCAAATAACACCCTTTGAAGTTCACCGCCTGAGATCTCATCTATCCTGCGGCCCTGTATTTCAGTCAATGAGAATCTCTCAATAACATCTTTAACTCTCTCTAAATCTC
This genomic stretch from Candidatus Kaelpia aquatica harbors:
- a CDS encoding DUF1015 domain-containing protein, translating into MAKIKPFKGLLYNSDKVDPVNVVAPPYDVIMPQGRDDYYESSPYNVIRLILNKSSQPYREAGLVLNKWIEENVLVFDSNDSIYLYRQKYNYRGNSCSRYGFISLLKLESPGSDVLPHEKTYEGPKKDRFSLLEEVEANLSPIFATFSDKDRELLKIFKDIEKRAPIFSFDFEGVDHALWGISEKESLDKIVLLMSSKSILIADGHHRYEVALNYRNMRHLKSQSSSEESYDYLMSYFAPIEQDGLIVLPTHRLVKLGLSEDNFKAKLSDYFEIEDFIDLEVMLAALEKLQILGFGVSTQSGFSLLKIRPNTKERFQKENNQLFKFDVTVLHDFILGEIFDYKGAIVYKKDEEEAVRELKESGLDTAFFLKPIPIEHIIDVAEKKLLMPQKSTYFYPKILTGLLFHKF
- the dnaJ gene encoding molecular chaperone DnaJ; the protein is MKRDYYEILGLTKGVSKDEIKKTYRKLAMEHHPDRVSADKKAEAEERFKEISEAYAVLSDDEKKSQYDVYGHAGINSHYSQEDLFRNVDFSSVFSDLGFGGSIFENLFGGFGSSSHGNRSGGVKKGRDLEFKMSLTFQEAVKGADKELSFPSYAKCSKCSGSGSVSGNLEDCRQCGGAGRVSQQRGFFAVTTACPSCKGEGRIVKDPCPDCRGRGKINETKKLEVKIPSGVDNGSILRLSGKGEIGDKGGPAGDLYLHIAVKPHEIFRREGRDIGIELPITPSEAALGVEIQVPTIDGVVKMKIPAGTQSERVFRLRGKGVADPRIGVRGDELVKVLIDTPTGLNRKQRKLLESLNKEIPDDYYPQKKRFSQLVKNILVK
- the dnaK gene encoding molecular chaperone DnaK, giving the protein MAKAIGIDLGTTNSVIAVYDAGEPQVITNKEGTRTTPSVVAFTKTGEILAGGPAKRQAVTNAENTVFSIKRLMGRRYNEVNEEMKMVPYKVVKEANNDARVKINDKVYSPPEISAMILRKLKQDAEEYLGEKITQAVITVPAYFNDSQRQATKDAGSIAGLEVLRIINEPTAAALAYGLDKKQGGKVVIYDFGGGTFDISILEIGDGVFEVKSTSGDTHLGGDNIDHKIIDWIADEFKKEQGIDLREDRMALQRLKEAAEKAKCELSFSLQTEINLPFVTADSSGPKHLTMNLTRAKLEAICEDLLNRTVGPCKQALSDAKLSPEDIDEVILVGGQTRMPKVQEMVKEIFSKEPHKGINPDEVVALGAAIQAGVLLGDVTDLLLLDVTPLSFGIETLGGVMTTLIPRNTTIPTKKSETFTTAADSQTNVEVHVLQGERSMASDNRSLGKFILEGIPAAPRGVPQIEVSFDIDANGILHVAAKDKGTGKERKIRIESSSGLEKDEVENLVKNAESHVEEDKKKKELIEAKNELDGLIYSTEKSLKEHGDKVSEEERKTLQESLDAAKVKMNSEDAAEIKEIKESLLKSSHKLAEEIYKKTTQDAAGSQASPEGASEPNPGEGEDSPKSSGDDVIDAEYKE
- a CDS encoding nucleotide exchange factor GrpE → MKKKKDRELETEEPKTEELELEEVLEDVVLVKVKEELSETKDSWLRAVAELDNARKKWAKERQDLFSYAQIDLIRGIIPVLDHFEHAMQLLPDVKDEFEQGIEMIYKEMNNTLEKYGLVKINDLKDKDFDPFEQEAASHEEDEDVAEDKVIEVLRSGYKFKDVLIRPAMVKVSKGKFEQDKTGGEGNG
- the hrcA gene encoding heat-inducible transcriptional repressor HrcA, which translates into the protein MVRNNKEERMDRIFTGIVKTYIETAMPVASKALVCKYRLKISAATVRNIMVELEELGYLKNLHTSSGRVPTDKGYRYYVNMVMDEEQLTPSEKKKILMHIINTQWDEVERLFTHALQVVTKYTNQVSVLLYHRVRNVYVEKIDLVYINKFKVLFIIIADNGDVLHLFIENENIPSIDELRSFLKFVNRELQGQSLYEVKNYIKRKLVSLDDSFYHLFSSLFNLLIKSLENMDEKIFMYFGANRIIQYPEFRNVDVLERVIKLLEEESGLTKIMESDIGGSDVNIHIGGESLSMDIENCCILTSKYKVKNRALGTIGILGPTRIPYARSISVVKYVSDVLTQALDSAVF
- a CDS encoding HAD-IA family hydrolase; this translates as MKNGGRKLSNIKLVMFDLDGTLLDAYLAIEKALNAVRAKFNLEALSLAEVKRAVGKGDKSLMEDYFSDDIAIEALTLYRQMHRDTLLKYAKLLPHAKEILSYLKERDYFLALGTNRPAIFTRLIIEHLDIDRFFDYIICGDELDAFKPKPDMILEAMKKFDLKPEEVVYVGDMVIDVETANNAGVRSIALTTGSSSREELIIRNPFAIIGSLGQLKDFFKLLNIIP
- the rfbB gene encoding dTDP-glucose 4,6-dehydratase; its protein translation is MQRVLVTGGAGFIGSNFVRFLIKKGYCVTVLDNLSYAGRRENLGEVISDIDFIKGDITEARDVRKAIKGVRVIVNFAAHTHVDRSIDDAAPFFKTNFYGTYNLLNLALKSRVELFLQISTDEVYGSILRGSCGEDACLNPSSPYAVTKALADRAVEEFHGSHNFPVIIVRSCNNYGPYQYPEKFIPLAITSLLRGGEIPMYGEGFNVRDWIYVDDTCFAIELILRKGRAGSVYNISAGVRRRNIELAKIILKKMGKTSSSIKYVKDRADHDFRYAMDSSKLLSLGWKDSFSLSRGLDNTIDWYRKNEKWWQKIV
- a CDS encoding NAD-dependent epimerase/dehydratase family protein is translated as MKAVISGGCGFIGSHLVDALLREGYEVLVYDNLEEQVHQGKKPSYLNDAAEYIYGDIRDYDSFKSVLMDCDYLFHFASMVGVGQSQYQVRKYMEVNDLGAANLWDILVNSKNRVKKVIVSASMSSYGEGLYNCDSCGKVKPSLREESQLQDKDWQLRCPNCSSSLTPIATTEDTSLVPNSIYALGKKVQEEMSLIVGKTYGIPVTSLRFFNVYGSRQSLSNPYTGVCAIFMSRIKNDKSPFVFEDGKQSRDFISVKDVVRAAIRAIEKSESDYKICNLGNGKPYSIESVALELAKLFGKNITPHIPGGYRKGDVRHCYASIENAKEYLDWEPEIDFVTGLGELIEWAKNEPAFDRFDKAFDELIKKNLIKE
- a CDS encoding ABC transporter ATP-binding protein — its product is DLERVKDVIERFSLTEIQGRRIDEISGGELQRVLFAQSIAQDPELLLLDEPTTHLDIGHQLDIMNALSDLNREGLTVITILHDLNISAEFCDRLILMDKGRVVRDGEPSSVMDYSIIEEVYNAKVVIKENPYSGKPFLILYRNKA